The window CACACGGCCTCGCGGTCGCCGATCTCGATCATGGCGAAGATGAGCGAGTGCTCGAGCACGCGCGCGGCGTCGGTGAGTTCGGGCTTCGAGCCGCGGACCCGATTGGCCGCGGCGAGCAGCGCGGGCACGGCGGATTTGTCGCCGATGCGGCCGAGCGCCTCGGCCGCGGCGCGCGCGCGCGCGTCGTCGCTCTCTTCGAGGAACGATTGGAGCCGGCCCACCGCCGCGGGGTCGCGCCAAAGCGCGGCGACGTGGATGGCGGCGTGCCGCACGGTGGCGTCGGCGTCGTTCAACGCGAAGCGGACCGCTTCGCGCGCGGGCCTGCCCTCGATGCGGGAGAGGGTCCAAACCGAGTTGAGGCGCGCCGCTGGCGGAGCCTTCACCAACACTTCACGCAGAAGCGGAACGGCGTCCTTCCCCTTCTTCGCAAGCTCGCGCACGGCGCGTTCGCGGACGAAGAGGCGCTCGTCGGCGAGAAGCTTCGCGAGGTCGGCGGGTTTCATCGTGTCCCACGCGAGCTTGAGCCCGCGCGGGTCGTCGTGCGTCGCCGCGCCGGTGCGGCGGACGCGGTAGATGCCGCCGAGCACGTCGGGCTTGGCGATCTGCGACGTGGGGCAACAAATCTTATACCAGCCGCCGGTGTCCACCACGAGCACGCTGCCGTCGGCGTCCTCCTGCACGTCGGTCGGGTGGAAGTCCACCTGGTCGGAGGTGATGAAGTCGGAGTCCTTCGTCTTGAATGTGGCGCCGTCGGGCACGAGCTGGTGGCGGACGACCTTGCGGAGGTTGAAGTAGCAGGCGAGCAGGTTGTCGCGCCAGTCGTCGCCGAACACGCGCGAGTCGTAGGTCGTGAGGCCGCACGGCGCGGATGCACCTGAATGATGCAGCACGGGCATGAGGTCGCCGGTGCGCTTGTGGCCCTCGATGGCGTCCTGCGCCTTGCCATAGACGCCGCCGTAAATGGCGTGGATGAGCCCGTCGCGTTTGCCGCCGCCGGGCTGCTGGAAAAACGTGGTGCTGAAGATGCGCTCGCCCGCGGCGGTGAAGGTGATGTCCACGGGATTGTCCATGCCGCCGGTCATCACGGGTTCGAGTCCGGTGCCGTCGGCGCGCGCGCGGAAGAAGTGCGAGGCGCGCGTCTTGAAGGGCCTGCCGTTGGGCAGCGTGTGGTGTTGTTCGGCGAACGCGCCCTTGGCCCAGTAAATCCAGCCGTCGCGCCCGAGGAACGGCCCGTGCAGGTCGTTCGCGCAGCCGGTGAGCGTCTTGCCGTCGAACCACACCTCGCGCTTGTCGGCCACGCCGTCGCCGTCGGTGTCGGTGAGCTTCCAGATTTGCGGCGGCGCGGCGACGTAGAGCGAGCCGTCGTGGAACAGCGCGCCCTCGGGGAACATCATCTTGTCGGCGAACACCGTCTGTTTGTCGGACTTGCCGTCGCCATCGGAGTCCTCCAGACGCAACACGCGGTGGTCCTTCCGCTCGTATTGCGTCGGGCCCTTGTCGCTCGAACCGGACGAGTCGGTGACGTAAAGGAAGCCGCGGTCATCGAAGGCGACCGAGATGGGGCGCGTGACGAGCGGCGCGGCCGCGACGAGATTCACCTCGAAGCCGTCGGGCACGGTGAGGATGTGCTCGCCGTATTTGAACTGCGCGGCGGGCGCCGCGCCGGCGAAAGCGGCCGCGAGCGCGGCGAGGATGAGGACGGGCTTCATGGTCGCGGAGAATGACGGACCGGGGCAGAGCGGGCAAGGAGAGTGTTCGACACCGCGCCGCGCAGATCGCCGCTGACATTCGCGGAGATTTGAAGTTCAGTTGCGCCGACCCATGAGCGACGCCAACCCGCCCGCACCCGCGCCGGCGCGGCTCGAATCGGTGGACTTGCTGCGCGGGATCATCATGGCGCTGATGGCGCTGGACCACACGCGCGGGTGGTTTTCGGAGGCGACCTTCTACCCGCTCGACCTCGACAAGACCAACGTGCCGCTCTTTCTCACGCGGTGGGTCACGCATCTGTGCGCGCCGGGGTTCATCTTCCTCGCGGGCGCCGGCGCGTTTCTTTCAACGCTTCGCGGAATGGATCGCCGGGGGCTCTCGGTGTTTCTCATCACGCGCGGATTGTGGATCGCGCTGCTCGAAGTGACGTGGGTCCGATGTCTCGGGTGGACATTCAACTTCGATTACCACTTCGTCGGGTTGAGCGTGCTGTGGGCCATCGCGTGGTCCTTGGTCGTGCTCGGTGTGCTGGTCTGGCTTCCGGTGCGGTGGATCGCGGTGTTCGCGGTGGGGATGATCGCGACGCACAACCTGTTCGACCACGTGAAGCCCGCGGACTGGGGCGCGCTGGGCTGGCTGTGGAAAGTGCTGCACAGTCCGGGCGGGATCACTCCCGCGCCCGGCTTTCACATCGCGGTGGGGTATGTGCTTGTGCCGTGGATGGGCGTGATGGCACTGGGCTTCGCCGTCGGCGCGCTGTGGCAAAGGCCCGCCGACGAGCGGCGCAAGTGGCTCTTCTGCATCGGCGCGGGGATGACCGTGGTGTTCTTCGCGCTGCGGTTCACGAACGGGTATGGCGACACCCACGCGTGGTCGCCACAGAAGAACGCCGTCTTCACGTTCTTCTCGATGATCCACTGCGAGAAGTATCCGCCGTCGTTGCTTTTCCTGCTCATGACGCTCGGCCCGCTGTTGATGTCGCTCGCGTGGCTCGAGCGCGGGACGCCCCGGCTCCTGTCGCCGCTCATCGTGTTCGGCCGCGTGCCGCTGTTCTATTACCTGCTGCACCTGCCGCTGCTGCACGGCGCGGCGGTCCTCGTGGCGCAGGTGCGTTTTGGACGGTCCGACTGGCTCACGACGAACCAGATGCCGGGCGTGCCGCCGACACCGGTCCCGCCGGAGAACGGCTTCGGACTGCCGGGGGTTTACCTTGTGTGGGTCGCCGCGCTTCTCGTGCTGTGGCCGTGCTGCAAGTGGTTCGCCGACTTGAAGCAGCGGCGGCGCGGGAAGTGGCTGAGTTACCTCTGAGCCGCCAGCGTGCCCTGGCTGACTTCCCAGCGTCGAAGGCGCGCGCCGAGTTCGGTCGGCCAGCTTTCGGCCGTGCAGGTCATGAAGACCTGACCCCGCGCGTGGTCGGCGCGCTCGAGCAGCGGCAGCAATCCGGCGCGGCGTTTCGCGTCGAGCTCGCCCATCACGTCATCGATGAGCAGCACGGGAGGGGTGCCGTGGATGCCGGTGAGATACTCGGCCTGCGCCATCTTGAGCGCGAGGGCGAGCGTGCGCTTCTGCCCCTCGCTCGCGAACTGCGCCGCGGGCTGGTCGTTGATGAGCAGGCGCAAGTCGTCGCGGTGCGGGCCGACGAGCGTGGAGCGGAACGCGCGCTCGCGTTCGCGGGATTTTCCAAGCTCGACGAGAAAGTCAGCCTTTACCCCCGGATGATAATCGAGGCGCAGTTCCTCCGCGGCGTCCGCGGCGATGCGCCGGAACGCGAGGCGCGCGAGCGGCGAGATGCGCGGGATGAGCTCACGCCGGAGCCGGATGAGTTCCTGCCCCGCGGCGATGAGTTCCTTGGTGAAACTGTCGAGCGCGGCCTCGTCGGGCGCGCGCTGCTTGAGCAGGGAGTTGCGCGAGCGCAACGCGGCCGCGTAGCGCTGGAGCAGCGGGAGATACGGCCCGTGCGTTTGCGCGAGCAGGAGGTCGAGGAAACGCCGGCGCCCGCGGCCGGTGCCCTTCACAAGCAGCAGATCCTCGGTGCAGAACACCACGGCGCGAAGCGTTCCGAGGTAGTCGGAGAGCTTCTTCACGGGGCGCGCGTCGAGCGAGAGTTTCCGCTCGGCCACGGACCAGTAGAGCTTGATGTCGTGCCCGCGCTGCCCGACGACGCGCGCGCCGACGAAGTGGCCCTTCACGCCGTGCCGCGTCATCTGCGCGCCGCCGACGCCCCGGAAGGAGCGCAGCGTGGCGAGCAGGTAGATCGCCTCGAGGATGTTTGTCTTGCCCTGCGCATTGCCGCCGAGCAACAGGTGGAAGCCGGGCTCGAAGTCCGCGTCGAGCCGCGCGTAGTTGCGGAAGTCGCGGAGTCGAAGATGCGCGAGATGCACGGCGGGGCGAAGGTTATCGCGGGGCCGCCGGATGTTCAAAGGCCGGACGGCAGCTTCGGCTTGCGGGCGGGGGGCGGGATGCTGAACAGCGGGCGCATCTCCTCGAGCTTGTCGGCGAGCGAGAAGCTCACGCCCATCGCCAGGTAGACGAGCGAGGCGATGGCATTCATGTTGGCGTCCATCTCGCTCGCGGCGGCGATGCGGCCCTTGAAGCAGCGGTTGACGAGCTGGAGGTCGGAGTAAAGTTCGTCGAGGCCCTTGAGTTCGAGGTCGGGCGTGCCGCCTTCGCGAAACGCGTAGAATTGCTGGATGAGATACGCGCCCGTGGTGCGGAAAATCGTCTCCTCGACCGAGGCGAAAGGCAGGTGGAACCGCGCAAGGCCCTTGAGCCGCGAAAGGATGGGGCAGGCGCTCGTGGCCATCATCAGCCCCATCACCGAGCGGAGCGCGGTCTGCACGTCGGTGCGCTTGACGTAGGCGCGCTCCGGGGTGCGGACTTCCACGTCCACATTCTGGTAGGAGAGGATGCTGCGGAACGTGGTGATGATGGGCTCGATGTCGAGGGCGACAGGGCAGTGGCGGAAATTCTCCTTCGCAAGCGGGCAGTTGTCGCACTGCTTGAACTCGAGCTTCGCCCAGAAGGGATGTTCCCGGGCGTCCGCCTGCGAGTCGAAGGCCCTGTCCAAGTCCACCCGGAACAGGAACGACCTCCCGTCATCAAGCTGCAGCGAATACTCAATCACGACGCGCGGAGGTTAGCAGTGGTGCGGGTTGATGGCACGAAGTCTTTTCAATCGCAGCCCTCACAACGGGGGCGGCACGACTCACTCAAGGCCCTGCTTCGCGGCTTTCGCCTTCTTCGCGGCGGCGGGCGGGTTCAGCTCGCCCCACGGAACGACGCCGGCGCGCGCGGCCCACGCGTCGTAGGCCGCGGCGAGTTCCCGTGCCTTTGCGCCGTTTGCCGCGGCGACGTCCCGCGTCTCGGTGCGGTCCGTGTCCATGTCGTAAAGCTCCCACTCGCCGCGGAATTTGGAGACGAGTTTCCAGCGGCCATCGCGGACGGCGCGGTTGCCCTCGTGTTCCCAGAAGATGGGGTTCTTGCGCGCGACGGGTTCGCCGCGGAATGCAGCGGCGAGGCTCACGCCTTCCATTGGCTTGATGGGTTTGCCGTCACGTTCGGCCGGATACTTCGCGCCCGCGAGGTCCACGCACGTGGCCATCAAGTCAATGAGGTGCGCGGGTGTGTGCGTGAGTTTTTCGTGTTGCGCCGCGGCGATGCCGCGCGGCCAATGGGCGATGAGCGGCGTGCTGATGCCGCCCTCGTGGACCCAGTGTTTGTATTCGCGGAAGGGCGTGTTGCTCACGTTGGCCCATTCGCGGCCGTAGCCGATGTAAGTGTCGGCCGGGCCGGGCATCACGCCGTAACCCTGCCGGACGGGAAACCCGTCGCGCGTCTGCCTGGGCGTGCTGCCGTGCTGGAGGAAGTCCGGCGAAAGCGGCTCGAGCGTCGGCTTGTCGGCGCGGGGCTTGAACTCGCCGGCGCGGCCCATGAGTTCCGCGCAGCCGCCGTTGTCCTGCAGGTAGAGCACGAGCGTGTTCTCGAACTGCCCCTGCTTCTTCAACGCGGCGACGATGCGCCCGATGCCCTCGTCCATGCTCGCCACCATCGCCGCGTAGACTTCCATGCAGCGCGTCTCGAACTCGCGGTTCTTCACCGTGCTCCAGTCGCCGACGGTCGGCGTCGGCGTCCAGCGCGGGTCGAGCAGGCCGAGCTGCCTTTGCTTCGCGAGACGGGCGAGGCGGGTGGCGTCGTAGCCGGCCTCGTAACGGCCGCGATGTTTTGCGATGTCCGTGTCGCGCGCGTGCATCGGCCAGTGCGCGGCCGTGTAGGCGACGTAGAGGAAGAACGGACGGTCCGCCGCGCGCTGCTTGTGGTCCGCGATGAACCGCGCCGCATGGTCGCTGATGGCGTCGGTGTAATAATACGCGCCGGCCGGCTTGTAGTCCGTGTCGTTGAAGGCGGTGATCAGCCGGTTGTCGCGCACGAGCGAGCTTGGGTCCCAGAAACTTCCCGCGCCGTGAATGGTCCCGTAGAAGCGGTCGAAGCCGCGCTGCAAGGGCCAGTTGTGCCGGTCGGCGTCGGACTTCGGGTCGGTGGCCTTGGTCACGTGCCACTTGCCGGTGGCGTAGGCCGAGTAGCCCGCGGGCTTGAGCGCCTCGGCGATGGTGACGCAGCTCCGGCTCAGCTCGCCGCGATACGCGTCGCGGCCCTTGTCCTCCATCATGTGCCCGATGCCGGCCTGGTGCGGGTAAAGGCCGGTGAGCAGCGCCGCGCGCGTGGGGCAGCACCGCGCCGTGTTGTAGAACTGCGTGAAGCGCAGCCCGCCCGTCGCGAGCGCGTCGAGGTTGGGCGTGGGAATCTCGCCGCCGTAACAGCCGAGGTCCGACCAGCCCATGTCGTCGGACATGATGAGCACGATGTTCGGCCGGGGCGCGGGCTCCGCGGCAGGGAGTGAATTCGCGGAAGGGCAAAGCGCCGCCAACGCGGCGAGGACGAAACCTGAAACGTGCAAACGCATGGACATTGAGACGGCGAATTCGCGTGACGAGTTACGCAAGGAGCGGCTCGCGGGTGGAGAGAATGCGTTTGACCGAATTGCCGCGCCCGGTAGGTTTGGGACAAATCATCCGCGACCATGAACCTGCGTTCCATCCCGGCAGCCATCCGCACGCTGGCCTTCACCCTCATCGAATTGCTGGTGGTCATCGCGATCATCGCGATCCTCGCGGGGCTGTTGCTGCCCGCGCTGTCCAAGGCCAAGGCCAAGGGCAAGGCCGCGCAGTGCATCAACAACTGCAAGCAGATCGGCATCGCGAACAAGCTTTACATGGAGGAGCAGGATTCGCGGTTCCCGTGGACGTTCTCGCTCAGCAACACGGCGCCGCAGATGATCCGCACGTCGTGGTTCGGGCACCTGCTGCCTTACTACGGCAACCGGCAGGTGCTCCTCTGCCCGGTGCGCCCGCTCACGGCGCCACGGTTGGTCAACGTGGCCGGCATGCCGGTGGTTTCCCAGGGCGAGGTGCAGTATCCGACGGACGGCACCATCGTGAATTATGCGGCCAATTACCAACTGGGCGGCTCGGACTGGATTGGCGTGCCGTCCTGGCAGATCAAGCCCATCCGCGAGGAGGGCGTGGTCCGGCCCTCGAGCACGGTGCATGTGTCCGATGGCGGCACCAAGGCCACCAACAGCACGAACCCGGAACTCTCGGTGAACGACCGGTCGATCGAGAAACCCGGCTCGTGGATCCTGCCGGATCCCGGCTCGAACGTGGCGGGCTCGCAGGGCGCGGTGAATCCCGGCGATCCGAACTGGGGCGGCCAGCATCTCCGGCATCAAACGCGCAGCACGGTGCTCTTCGTGGATGGCCACATCGAGGCGCTGAAGAACGTCTGGTATTACACCGGCACTCCGTGGCTCAACCCGGCGCGCGGCGGGCCGTGACGCGCGCAGACGGCGCCTAAGTTCCCTTGCGTCGAAGCACCACGACCTCGACAGGCTTTTCGTCCGGGTAGATGGACTTGAGATCCTCGAGCGTCATCAACACCCACGGCTCGCGCGAGCTGCCGCCGTTCTTCGTGAAGAGCGTGTCGTCCGCGACGTAGACGGCGGAGTGAAGCACATCCTTGCCACCGCGAACGAAGAGGAAAATGTCGCCGTAGCTCGGCTTGCCTTCCACGCGGTGATAGTCGGCGTCCACCGTCTTGCGGAACTCGTCAAAGCCGCCGTAGCTGACCGAAACCGGATCGTTGAAGAAGTTGAGCGAGGTGTAGTGGCAGTCGGGCATCGAGGGGCCGCGCGTGTCGGCCGGCTGCGGATACGTGTAGAGCCGCTTGCGGGCGAAGGGCGGCAGCAGATGGGCGATGTCCAGGTCGCCGCCGTCGGGCAATTGAGCCAGCGACTGCAGGAGCGGCTGGAGGTCCTTCGCGCGGCCGGCCTTGCCCCAGTAATTCACCAGCGGGGTCACGTCCGCTCCCGGCCTCACGTGCAGCGACATGAGGACGGTCGAGCGGCGCGTGAGCGTCTTGACGAGCCGGATGCGCTCCGCGACGGAGCTGAGTTGCGGCAGGACCTCCGGCAGGTCGGAAAACAGGATCGACGACCCGCGCCGGTAGAAGAGCTGGCGGACCAGTTTCTCGTTCGCGGCCGAGAGGCCGGAGTTCGCCATCCAATCCGACAGCCCGTTGCCGCGAAACGAATACGGGAACGCCTGGGTGAAATTCTCGGGGAATCCGGAAAGCACCGAGTAGATGTAGGCGCGCGACTGGGGGCTGAGTTCCAGCACGAGCTCGCGCGAAGGGATCACCACCACGGCATTCGTGGTCCGCTCCCATCGCGCCCCGTCGAGCACAGACCGCAACTGCAACGGGGTTAGCGTGGCGTGCCGGAACAGGTTCCGCACCTCTTCCTCGGTGTGGCCGCGAAAAAACCAGCGCGTCTCGTCCTGCACGATCTGGTGCGCAGTTACGAAGTGGTCCGGCATCTCGATGTTGATGCGGACATACTGGATCTCGCCCCACGGGCCGGGCTTGCCGAACAGCACCCGCTTGGTTGAACGCACCTCGCCTTCAAGCCGCTGGCCCGTCGCCGGCCGCTTGGAGATGGCCTTCTAGCCGAGGTAGCCGATGAGGGCGAATCCGCAAACCGCCGCGGTGAGTCGCAACGCCTGCGCAGGGCCGCGACGGGGCGGCGCGGAACTTCCCGCGCCGGGAACGGCTTCGGCGGCCTGCGTCTCGTTGGTGGAACGGAGTTTCAAGCGTGTGACAGTGCGCTGATCCGGCGGGAGCCAGTAGGGCTCGATGCGGTGGGCTAGACGGACCTCGGCTTGGCCGGGATTCAAAGAAACTCGGCGCCGGCGGCGGGGACCGGCCGGCGGCTTCGCGGCGAGTCACTGCACGACCATGGAGGTGAACGGCGCGACGCGGGCTTGCAGGAACACCAGCAGGCCGACGAGCGCCGCGAGCGCGATGCTGTGGAAGAACACGTAGCGCAGGATCGCGCCTTCGTGGCCATACCAGTTTGTCGCCGTGCTTGCCACGACGATGCTCTGCGCGTCCACCATCTTGCCCATCACGCCGCCGGTGCTGTTCGCCGCGCACATCAACACCGGGCTCACGCCCGTCTGCTCCGCCGTGATCCGCTGCAGGCTCCCGAAGAGGACGTTGCTCGCCGTGTCGCTCCCTGTCAGCGCCACGCCGAGCCACCCGAGCAGCGTGCCGAAGAACGGATACAGCGAACCCGTCTGCGCCAGCGCGAGGCCGAGTGTCGCGTCGGTGCCGGAATACTTCGTCACATAGCCGAGCGAGAGCATCGCCGCGATGGTGATGAGCGAGAAGCGCACGCGCACAAGCGTGAGCCAGTAGTGCCGCGCGAGTTCCGCCGGCTTGAAGCCCAGCAACAGTCCCACGAGCAGCGCGGTGACGAGAATCCCCGTGCCGGTGGCGGAGAGCCAGTTGAGGACGAACACCGCTTCCTCGGGCTTGGTCGGCTTGTCGGGCGTCGGCACCGGCACGACGGGCGGCGTGCGCTGGACGACGTTGTGCAGCCCGGCGACCTCGAACGTCGGCGCGGACACCGCGTTCAGGCTCTTCTTCACTTGCGGCAAGCCCCACGCAAACACGATCACGCTCAACAGAATCCACGGCATCCACGCCTGCCGGAGCCGTTTCGCGTCGTGGCGCGCGGGGGCACCCTGCTCCAAAGGTTGCGGTTTCGCCGCGTCACCGGCGGCGGCTTCCGGCTTCCAACCGTCGGCCGGGCGCCAGAACCTCAGCAGCACCGCCAGCGCCGCGAGCGAACACATCGAGGCGACGATGTCGACGAGCGATGGCCCGTGAAAGTTCGACACGAGAAACTGCGGCACCGCAAACGCCACGCCCGCGGTGAGCGCCGCCGGCCACACGCCCAGCATCGCGCGCCAGCCCGCGTAAGCCCACACCACCCAGAACGGAACCAGCACGGAAAAAAACGGCAGTTGCCGGCCCGCCATTTGCGAGAGCTTCAGTTCGTCGAGCCCGCTGACCTTCGCCAGCGTGATGATCGGCGTGCCGAGCGCGCCGTAGGCCACCGGCGCGGTGTTCGCGATGAGCGAGAGCCCGCACGCTTGCAGCGGCTTGAAGCCGAGTTGCATCAGGATCGCGGCCGTCACGGCCACGGGCGTGCCGAAGCCCGCCGCGCCCTCGAAGAACGCGCCGAACGAGAACGCGATCAGGATCACCTGCACACGGCGGTCCGGCGCAAGGACGGCCAGGTGGCTTCGCAGCACATCGAACAACCCGCGCTCGACCGTGAGTTGATAGAGGAAGATCAGGTTGAGAATGATCCACCCGATGGGGAACAACCCGTAGGCCGCGCCGTAAACCGCCGTGGCCGTCGCCGCCTTGAAGGGCATGTGATAGGCCGCGAGCGCGACCACGAATGCCACCGCGAGCCCGGTCAACGCCGCGAGATGGATGCGAACTTCAAACCACGCGATCGCGCCGAGCAACACCACGACCGGCAGCGCGGCGACGAGCGTGGAGATGACGGCGTTCCCGAGCGGGTTGTAAACCTGGAGCCAGTGATCCATGCGGCGAAATGCTGCACGGAGGAAACCGGCCCGACGCACGCTTGTCGAGCGCCGAGAAGCACCGGTTCACGCCGGCACCGCCTGCACCGGCGCGCGCCGACGGAACATCCGCCACAACAGCCAGCCGAATCCCGCAACCGCGAGCACCGCGAGCACCGGCGCAACGATTGCCAGCACCGAGGCCGCCACGGAGCCGGCGGCTTCGGCGGTCGCCACGATGGGATTCGCGAGCCCGCCCGTGGTGACCGTGGACGCGGCGCGCGTCGTGACCGTCGCCGCCTGCACAACCCCGGCCGCGCCGCCACCGGCGACGAGCGCGAGCGTCCACTTCAGGAACGGGCTCAAGTCGCCCACCATCGCCGCCATCACCACCGCGCCGGCCACACACGCCGCGGGGGTGGAAAGCGTGTCGAGCAGGTTGTCCAGCCACGGCACGTAATACGCCGTGATTTCCAGCGCCGTCGCCACGGCGAATCCGATCAGCGCGACATCCGAACTCATCCACTCGAAGCCGGGGGCGAGCTTCAAGTGCCCCGCCTTCGCCGCGATGCTGATGATGAGCGGCGGCACGAACACGCGAAACCCGCACGCCGCCGCAAGGCCGATGCCCACAAGGATGCTCAGAAGTGTTTCCATGGTCAGATTTGTTTTC is drawn from Verrucomicrobiota bacterium and contains these coding sequences:
- a CDS encoding DNA replication/repair protein RecF → MHLAHLRLRDFRNYARLDADFEPGFHLLLGGNAQGKTNILEAIYLLATLRSFRGVGGAQMTRHGVKGHFVGARVVGQRGHDIKLYWSVAERKLSLDARPVKKLSDYLGTLRAVVFCTEDLLLVKGTGRGRRRFLDLLLAQTHGPYLPLLQRYAAALRSRNSLLKQRAPDEAALDSFTKELIAAGQELIRLRRELIPRISPLARLAFRRIAADAAEELRLDYHPGVKADFLVELGKSRERERAFRSTLVGPHRDDLRLLINDQPAAQFASEGQKRTLALALKMAQAEYLTGIHGTPPVLLIDDVMGELDAKRRAGLLPLLERADHARGQVFMTCTAESWPTELGARLRRWEVSQGTLAAQR
- a CDS encoding DUF4126 domain-containing protein, whose translation is METLLSILVGIGLAAACGFRVFVPPLIISIAAKAGHLKLAPGFEWMSSDVALIGFAVATALEITAYYVPWLDNLLDTLSTPAACVAGAVVMAAMVGDLSPFLKWTLALVAGGGAAGVVQAATVTTRAASTVTTGGLANPIVATAEAAGSVAASVLAIVAPVLAVLAVAGFGWLLWRMFRRRAPVQAVPA
- a CDS encoding DUF1624 domain-containing protein, with protein sequence MSDANPPAPAPARLESVDLLRGIIMALMALDHTRGWFSEATFYPLDLDKTNVPLFLTRWVTHLCAPGFIFLAGAGAFLSTLRGMDRRGLSVFLITRGLWIALLEVTWVRCLGWTFNFDYHFVGLSVLWAIAWSLVVLGVLVWLPVRWIAVFAVGMIATHNLFDHVKPADWGALGWLWKVLHSPGGITPAPGFHIAVGYVLVPWMGVMALGFAVGALWQRPADERRKWLFCIGAGMTVVFFALRFTNGYGDTHAWSPQKNAVFTFFSMIHCEKYPPSLLFLLMTLGPLLMSLAWLERGTPRLLSPLIVFGRVPLFYYLLHLPLLHGAAVLVAQVRFGRSDWLTTNQMPGVPPTPVPPENGFGLPGVYLVWVAALLVLWPCCKWFADLKQRRRGKWLSYL
- a CDS encoding dehydrogenase, yielding MKPVLILAALAAAFAGAAPAAQFKYGEHILTVPDGFEVNLVAAAPLVTRPISVAFDDRGFLYVTDSSGSSDKGPTQYERKDHRVLRLEDSDGDGKSDKQTVFADKMMFPEGALFHDGSLYVAAPPQIWKLTDTDGDGVADKREVWFDGKTLTGCANDLHGPFLGRDGWIYWAKGAFAEQHHTLPNGRPFKTRASHFFRARADGTGLEPVMTGGMDNPVDITFTAAGERIFSTTFFQQPGGGKRDGLIHAIYGGVYGKAQDAIEGHKRTGDLMPVLHHSGASAPCGLTTYDSRVFGDDWRDNLLACYFNLRKVVRHQLVPDGATFKTKDSDFITSDQVDFHPTDVQEDADGSVLVVDTGGWYKICCPTSQIAKPDVLGGIYRVRRTGAATHDDPRGLKLAWDTMKPADLAKLLADERLFVRERAVRELAKKGKDAVPLLREVLVKAPPAARLNSVWTLSRIEGRPAREAVRFALNDADATVRHAAIHVAALWRDPAAVGRLQSFLEESDDARARAAAEALGRIGDKSAVPALLAAANRVRGSKPELTDAARVLEHSLIFAMIEIGDREAVWGAATRIGGAPFLPLPCGESEKPQPVRFSRAALLALDQMDGAGLKPETVVPLLTSRDPVLKQTASWIVGRHAEWGGAVANLLRQRLAAGALHEPERADLQSQLASLAKSPDIQELLAASLRNEILPAESRALALRAMAASGLKETPPRWHTELALSLAEPDAELVRQAVATVRAMPQPKQPHAALADALAQVGRAESAAAAVRLDALSAAPALATVEEPLFDFLCANLDGAKPMLVRSAAASVLAKAKLAPDQQLS
- a CDS encoding L-lactate permease, which codes for MDHWLQVYNPLGNAVISTLVAALPVVVLLGAIAWFEVRIHLAALTGLAVAFVVALAAYHMPFKAATATAVYGAAYGLFPIGWIILNLIFLYQLTVERGLFDVLRSHLAVLAPDRRVQVILIAFSFGAFFEGAAGFGTPVAVTAAILMQLGFKPLQACGLSLIANTAPVAYGALGTPIITLAKVSGLDELKLSQMAGRQLPFFSVLVPFWVVWAYAGWRAMLGVWPAALTAGVAFAVPQFLVSNFHGPSLVDIVASMCSLAALAVLLRFWRPADGWKPEAAAGDAAKPQPLEQGAPARHDAKRLRQAWMPWILLSVIVFAWGLPQVKKSLNAVSAPTFEVAGLHNVVQRTPPVVPVPTPDKPTKPEEAVFVLNWLSATGTGILVTALLVGLLLGFKPAELARHYWLTLVRVRFSLITIAAMLSLGYVTKYSGTDATLGLALAQTGSLYPFFGTLLGWLGVALTGSDTASNVLFGSLQRITAEQTGVSPVLMCAANSTGGVMGKMVDAQSIVVASTATNWYGHEGAILRYVFFHSIALAALVGLLVFLQARVAPFTSMVVQ
- a CDS encoding arylsulfatase; this translates as MRLHVSGFVLAALAALCPSANSLPAAEPAPRPNIVLIMSDDMGWSDLGCYGGEIPTPNLDALATGGLRFTQFYNTARCCPTRAALLTGLYPHQAGIGHMMEDKGRDAYRGELSRSCVTIAEALKPAGYSAYATGKWHVTKATDPKSDADRHNWPLQRGFDRFYGTIHGAGSFWDPSSLVRDNRLITAFNDTDYKPAGAYYYTDAISDHAARFIADHKQRAADRPFFLYVAYTAAHWPMHARDTDIAKHRGRYEAGYDATRLARLAKQRQLGLLDPRWTPTPTVGDWSTVKNREFETRCMEVYAAMVASMDEGIGRIVAALKKQGQFENTLVLYLQDNGGCAELMGRAGEFKPRADKPTLEPLSPDFLQHGSTPRQTRDGFPVRQGYGVMPGPADTYIGYGREWANVSNTPFREYKHWVHEGGISTPLIAHWPRGIAAAQHEKLTHTPAHLIDLMATCVDLAGAKYPAERDGKPIKPMEGVSLAAAFRGEPVARKNPIFWEHEGNRAVRDGRWKLVSKFRGEWELYDMDTDRTETRDVAAANGAKARELAAAYDAWAARAGVVPWGELNPPAAAKKAKAAKQGLE